A stretch of the Rhodospirillales bacterium genome encodes the following:
- a CDS encoding porin, which produces MLLRLLTYAYAIAFVVGMGTQAFAQESGSAETDARIQALELRVQQLEKALAEALGIETAEPPPPAEDATTVAQAEPAPNGNNRSDITGQQGAYNYDKAFFGPIAPLSSSDGRFKTFLYGNLQTDLAAYSESGDWEGVFGDDYYIGKGDTDFSGGAKMRRASFGIANVVEQDWIVFMSYNLADGGEQVDSGLRAAAIVYRGIKPWWLMAGQFGNSVGLESSTFNSFLGMAERPMMSNAFAYAPSAPVMALIASHRGKLTYSRFGVFGKNSGVDSDFDEGWGLHGRFLLQPHRERRLSSHIGVSGYWRKPEEEVVGADHMRSCPEGSMGSGFRFRAFGISAVDGTSLVNTGKFCAVEDYTYVVAEGALSRGPVSLQGEWGTAQVNTKSSGSYEFSGGYVDVGYFLTGESRNYNPYFGQFWRLKPDNDLGQGGLGAFELRARWQMIDLNDRLAVVDGNVTGVTGGEASGFTVGLNWYFNAFTRAIFNAGRIDVEYPTAVGGRLGTREASVDEYVARVEIFF; this is translated from the coding sequence ATGCTTCTTCGCCTGCTCACGTATGCGTACGCCATTGCTTTTGTCGTCGGAATGGGAACCCAGGCATTCGCTCAGGAAAGTGGTTCTGCCGAAACAGATGCGCGGATTCAGGCGCTTGAGCTCCGCGTTCAGCAGTTGGAAAAGGCATTAGCCGAGGCGTTGGGGATCGAGACCGCTGAACCGCCACCGCCGGCGGAAGATGCAACCACCGTGGCGCAGGCCGAGCCGGCTCCGAACGGAAACAACCGATCGGACATCACCGGCCAGCAGGGGGCGTACAACTACGACAAGGCCTTCTTCGGCCCGATTGCGCCCTTGTCGTCAAGCGATGGGCGTTTCAAAACGTTCCTGTACGGAAACCTGCAGACTGATCTGGCGGCGTACAGCGAGAGCGGAGATTGGGAAGGCGTCTTCGGGGACGACTACTACATCGGGAAGGGCGACACGGACTTCAGTGGTGGCGCCAAGATGCGGAGGGCCAGCTTTGGCATCGCGAACGTCGTCGAGCAGGACTGGATCGTGTTCATGTCGTACAACCTGGCGGACGGTGGCGAACAGGTTGACAGCGGGCTTCGCGCGGCCGCCATCGTGTACCGGGGCATCAAGCCCTGGTGGCTGATGGCGGGGCAGTTCGGCAACTCGGTCGGACTGGAATCGTCCACATTCAACAGCTTCCTGGGCATGGCGGAACGCCCGATGATGTCGAACGCGTTCGCCTATGCGCCGAGCGCGCCGGTGATGGCGCTGATTGCGTCTCACCGCGGGAAGCTCACGTACTCCCGGTTCGGTGTCTTCGGAAAGAACTCCGGTGTGGACAGCGACTTTGACGAGGGGTGGGGTCTCCATGGCCGTTTCCTGCTGCAGCCGCATAGAGAGCGGAGGCTGAGTTCCCACATCGGCGTGAGCGGGTACTGGCGCAAGCCTGAGGAGGAAGTCGTGGGCGCCGACCACATGCGCTCGTGTCCGGAAGGCTCGATGGGCAGCGGCTTCCGCTTCAGGGCGTTCGGTATTTCTGCAGTCGATGGCACGTCCCTGGTGAATACCGGCAAGTTCTGCGCCGTCGAGGACTACACGTACGTCGTTGCCGAGGGCGCCCTTTCTCGAGGCCCGGTTTCCCTTCAGGGAGAATGGGGCACTGCACAGGTCAACACAAAGTCGAGCGGTAGCTACGAGTTCAGCGGCGGATACGTCGATGTCGGATACTTCCTGACCGGAGAGAGCCGGAACTACAACCCATATTTCGGTCAGTTCTGGCGCCTGAAGCCGGACAACGATCTGGGACAGGGCGGGCTCGGAGCATTTGAACTACGGGCGCGCTGGCAAATGATCGACCTGAACGATCGGCTGGCTGTCGTTGATGGCAACGTCACCGGCGTCACTGGCGGTGAGGCCAGCGGCTTTACGGTCGGGCTTAACTGGTATTTCAACGCATTCACCCGCGCCATCTTCAATGCCGGCCGCATCGATGTGGAGTATCCGACGGCGGTCGGGGGGCGTCTGGGCACGCGGGAAGCGAGCGTCGACGAGTACGTGGCACGCGTCGAGATCTTCTTCTGA
- a CDS encoding aminotransferase class V-fold PLP-dependent enzyme — MQLMAPQHPIYLDCQATTPLDPEVLDAMLPYFREQFGNPHVDAHAFGRAAASAVESARAEVAELINADSREIVFTSGATESNNLAIKGAARYRRERHGLDHVVTVATEHKCVLESFARLEREGFRSTVLPVEPSGLVDLKCVEAVLEAGVALVSVMAANNEIGTVQPLQEVGSLCRERSVVLHTDAAQAAGKIPFDVQALGVDLVSLSGHKLYGPKGVGALYVRRRPRVRIEPLFDGGGQERTLRSGTVPVPLVVGLGVAARIARQRLAEEAEHTRMLRDRMLSRLRVRHPDVVVHGEMDARLPGNLSVGYAGIQAHRLVRELGDVALSTGSACSDTSVETSYVLRALGVSEALAAGTFRISPGRFTTEAEIDRAAVAIADGVDALRAQCA; from the coding sequence ATGCAACTGATGGCGCCACAGCATCCGATTTATCTCGATTGCCAGGCCACCACGCCGCTCGACCCTGAAGTGCTCGACGCGATGCTTCCCTATTTCCGTGAGCAGTTCGGGAACCCGCACGTCGATGCCCACGCGTTCGGCCGGGCAGCCGCCTCCGCTGTCGAATCAGCACGTGCCGAAGTTGCGGAATTGATCAACGCCGACTCCCGCGAGATCGTGTTCACTTCTGGTGCGACTGAATCCAACAATCTCGCTATCAAGGGAGCCGCGCGGTACCGCCGCGAACGGCATGGCTTGGATCATGTCGTCACGGTCGCTACCGAACACAAGTGCGTGCTCGAATCGTTCGCGCGCCTTGAGCGCGAAGGTTTTCGGTCGACGGTCCTGCCGGTCGAGCCCTCGGGTCTTGTTGATCTGAAGTGCGTAGAGGCGGTGCTGGAGGCCGGTGTCGCACTCGTCTCCGTCATGGCTGCGAACAACGAGATTGGCACGGTGCAGCCCCTGCAGGAGGTGGGCAGTCTTTGCCGGGAACGCTCCGTGGTGTTGCACACCGACGCCGCACAGGCTGCGGGAAAGATTCCCTTCGACGTACAGGCGCTGGGTGTTGACTTGGTCAGCCTGTCTGGACACAAGCTGTACGGCCCCAAGGGAGTGGGCGCGCTCTACGTTCGCCGCCGGCCGCGTGTGCGCATCGAGCCGCTCTTCGATGGCGGCGGCCAGGAGCGCACACTTCGCTCCGGGACCGTACCGGTGCCCTTGGTCGTGGGCCTCGGGGTCGCCGCGCGCATTGCCCGCCAACGGCTTGCCGAGGAGGCGGAGCACACTCGGATGCTGCGGGATCGCATGCTCTCCCGATTGCGGGTTCGGCATCCGGACGTGGTCGTTCACGGCGAAATGGATGCGCGGCTGCCCGGAAACCTCAGCGTGGGCTATGCCGGAATTCAAGCCCATCGCCTCGTGCGGGAACTCGGTGACGTCGCTCTGTCGACCGGATCCGCGTGTTCGGATACCTCCGTCGAGACCAGCTACGTGCTGCGGGCCCTCGGGGTGTCCGAGGCGCTGGCAGCGGGCACCTTCCGAATTTCGCCAGGCCGCTTTACGACCGAAGCGGAGATCGACCGGGCAGCCGTGGCCATTGCCGACGGTGTAGATGCGCTCCGAGCACAGTGCGCCTAG
- a CDS encoding 2Fe-2S iron-sulfur cluster-binding protein → MPRVIFHQPDGSVLEVDEAAGQSILDIAHKHGIDIEGACEASLACSTCHVIVHPDWHDRLPLPTDDEEDMLDLAWGVTQTSRLGCQVELTEQLDGLVLNVPSNSRDARG, encoded by the coding sequence ATGCCGCGCGTGATCTTCCACCAGCCTGATGGATCGGTACTCGAAGTAGATGAGGCCGCGGGGCAGTCGATCTTGGACATCGCCCACAAGCACGGCATCGATATCGAAGGGGCCTGCGAAGCGTCTCTCGCGTGCTCGACCTGCCATGTGATCGTCCACCCCGACTGGCACGACCGTCTGCCCCTGCCGACCGACGACGAGGAGGACATGCTGGATTTGGCATGGGGCGTCACACAAACGTCGCGCCTGGGGTGCCAGGTCGAGCTGACCGAGCAGCTCGACGGCCTGGTCCTCAACGTACCCAGCAACTCACGCGACGCCCGGGGATAA
- a CDS encoding DUF1244 domain-containing protein, which translates to MDAGTRTEIEAAVFRRLVEHFRENPDVQNIDLMELAGFCRNCLSKWYSAAAEECGEDVTYENARQTVYGMPYADWKAKFQKEQPADRVEALKDQFHKHD; encoded by the coding sequence ATGGACGCAGGAACCCGTACAGAGATTGAAGCAGCCGTGTTTCGCCGCCTTGTCGAGCACTTTCGGGAAAACCCCGACGTGCAGAACATCGACCTCATGGAATTGGCCGGTTTCTGCCGGAACTGCCTTTCCAAGTGGTACAGCGCGGCGGCAGAGGAGTGCGGGGAGGACGTGACGTACGAGAACGCTCGGCAGACCGTGTATGGCATGCCCTACGCCGACTGGAAGGCGAAGTTCCAGAAGGAGCAACCCGCGGACCGGGTCGAGGCTTTGAAGGACCAGTTCCACAAGCACGATTGA